GCTTTCTGTGTTTTACCTGCGGAAGAACATCATCCGCATCAAGGAAAAAAACAAGGAAGAGCCCAAGGCCTACAAACGCGGTTTGAACTACGTGTTGACCGCACTCTGGTACGGCTACCTGCTGGTCTTTTTTGTGGGACTTTCAATCAACAATCTGGTCTTTTAAGCCAACGCTCGTACAAAAAGAGCGCAATCAAATTCTTTCCGTCTATAAACTGGTGGGCAGCCTCTTCGTAGGGAAGAACCTCGGTACGTATCCACTCGTTCTCGTCCACGTAGGTCTGGTTCCTGCCGTCCATGGCTTTTAGCTGTTCAGAGGTCACGTCCCTCTCGATGGCATAGAGGCGAATGCGTTCGTCCAAAAGCCCGCAGCTGCCCGCAAAGCCCGGCGTAAAATCCTTCCACCAAAACGCCGAGAGGTCAATGAGTTCCGATTCGTCGGCCTTAATCTGCGCTTCTTCCTCGAGTTCCGAGAGCGCCACCTTGCGGTAGTCACCGCTCCAGTCCAAAATGCCCGCGGGAATTTCGAGAGAAGCCGTTTCTGAAATAGCGAAGCGCGGCTGGCGCACCAACAGCAAATACTTTTGCCCTTCGCATCGGAGAACCACCAGAACGCCCACCGCATTACCACGGACCAATACGACCCCGTGTACCGGGCGACCATCGGGGAGCGTCGCCGTCGCATTCAACTTGATGAACAG
The window above is part of the Fibrobacter sp. UWP2 genome. Proteins encoded here:
- a CDS encoding NUDIX domain-containing protein; its protein translation is MSDSVEYSFAAEIPEKDYELVLNCKIYKDWFEASSSKFKIQKVHFESVNYFAREHRPLFIKLNATATLPDGRPVHGVVLVRGNAVGVLVVLRCEGQKYLLLVRQPRFAISETASLEIPAGILDWSGDYRKVALSELEEEAQIKADESELIDLSAFWWKDFTPGFAGSCGLLDERIRLYAIERDVTSEQLKAMDGRNQTYVDENEWIRTEVLPYEEAAHQFIDGKNLIALFLYERWLKRPDC